In one window of Gorilla gorilla gorilla isolate KB3781 chromosome 2, NHGRI_mGorGor1-v2.1_pri, whole genome shotgun sequence DNA:
- the ZNF660 gene encoding zinc finger protein 660, which yields MRRKTRHFNHKTVKDNKVLTEGSDQESEKDNSQCCDPATNERVQAEKRQYVCTECGKAFSQSANLTVHERIHTGEKPYKCKECGKAFSHSSNLVVHRRIHTGLKPYTCSECGKSFSGKSHLIRHQGIHSGEKTYECKECGKAFSRSSGLISHHRVHTGEKPYTCIECGKAFSRSSNLTQHQRMHRGKKVYKCKECGKTCGSNTKIMDHQRIHTGEKPYECDECGKTFILRKTLNEHQRLHRREKPYKCNECGKAFTSNRNLVDHQRVHTGEKPYKCNECGKTFRQTSQVILHLRTHTKEKPYKCSECGKAYRYSSQLIQHQRKHNEEKETS from the coding sequence ATGAGGAGAAAGACAAGACATTTCAATCATAAGACAGTTAAAGACAATAAAGTACTCACAGAAGGGAGTGACCAAGAATCTGAAAAAGACAATAGTCAGTGCTGTGACCCTGCAACAAATGAGAGAGTTCAGGCTGAAAAGAGACAGTATGTATGTACtgagtgtgggaaagcctttagtcAGAGTGCAAACCTCACAGTACATGAGCGAATCCACAcgggagagaaaccctataagtGTAAGGAGtgtggaaaagctttcagtcatAGCTCTAACCTTGTTGTTCATCGGAGAATCCACACTGGACTGAAGCCCTATACatgcagtgaatgtgggaaatCTTTCAGTGGAAAGTCACATCTTATTCGGCACCAGGGAATCCACAGTGGGGAGAAAACTTATGAATGTAAagagtgtgggaaagcctttagtcGGAGTTCGGGCCTTATATCACATCACAGAGTTCACACCGGAGAGAAGCCCTATACTTGTATtgagtgtgggaaagcctttagccGTAGTTCAAACCTTACTCAACATCAGCGAatgcacagaggaaaaaaagtttacaaatgTAAGGAGTGTGGGAAAACATGTGGTTCTAATACAAAGATTATGGAccatcagagaattcacactggagagaagccttaTGAATGTGATGAGTGTGGAAAAACTTTCATCTTAAGGAAAACTCTTAATGAACACCAGAGACTTCATCGtagagagaaaccttacaaatgtaatgAGTGTGGGAAGGCTTTTACTTCTAATCGAAACCTTGTTGATCATCAGagagttcacactggagagaaaccctataaatgtaatgaatgtgggaaaaccTTCAGGCAGACTTCTCAAGTTATTCTACACTTGAGAACCCACACTAAggagaaaccctataaatgtagTGAGTGTGGGAAAGCCTATCGGTATAGTTCACAGCTTATTCAACACCAGAGGAAACATAATGAGGAGAAAGAAACCtcataa